One window of the Eucalyptus grandis isolate ANBG69807.140 chromosome 8, ASM1654582v1, whole genome shotgun sequence genome contains the following:
- the LOC120286461 gene encoding multiple organellar RNA editing factor 2, chloroplastic-like — protein sequence MATAKRKQIRRSTMSALRDALFLGVRSSRRWSNKLGGLPWMLFVIPESYVNPEYKDCGGELFVNGKIVQRSPERQRDLSHNLR from the exons ATGGCTACAGCGAAGAGGAAGCAGATAAGAAGATCTACTATGTCTGCTTTGAGAGATGCTTTGTTTTTGGGTGTGAGATCGAGCAGGAGATGGTCCAACAAGCTCGGAG GGTTGCCTTGGATGTTGTTTGTGATTCCGGAGTCATATGTCAATCCTGAATACAAGGATTGTGGAG GTGAGTTGTTTGTGAATGGGAAGATTGTTCAAAGATCACCGGAGAGACAAAGAGACTTGAGCCACAACCTCAGGTAG
- the LOC104417204 gene encoding F-box/kelch-repeat protein At3g06240: protein MKRPFPEALVEPFLSDIVIEILLRVPFKSLMRFKCVCKRWRSLISGPGFARSHLQRLKAGDMVASQRIFKTSPLETIDYEALDGGIGGGDHAVVVRAHELSLDDACWEPLLVGSCDGLVCLHDPGRFLLYNPSTRECRDLPGLDLFELDEMFIGFGYDPRSHDYKIVQGDDTGNGQVVIFSLRSGSWRMTPVQQENHLAVSEQGVYWNGALHWCVPAERRNKSETVIMSFDLSEEKFHQVLRAPEVNGDVVFEGLGVHGASLLLYHCTVINDLFEAWVTNDYKRGGSWMKLFSVLTDGVSVHKFVKIPAYTRSGKIVFQIDTNQMTLLNPEDDTYRIIPSKATGTTRPTHLYDEVGYSADDLQELVHALSYG from the coding sequence ATGAAGAGACCATTTCCCGAAGCACTGGTGGAACCTTTCCTGAGTGATATCGTCATCGAGATCCTCCTGAGGGTGCCCTTCAAGTCGCTGATGCGGTTCAAATGCGTCTGCAAACGGTGGCGGTCCCTAATCTCCGGTCCGGGCTTCGCCAGGTCACACCTGCAGAGGCTGAAGGCAGGGGACATGGTTGCTAGCCAGAGGATCTTCAAGACCAGCCCCCTCGAGACCATAGACTACGAGGCCCTCGACGGTGGCATTGGCGGTGGCGATCACGCAGTGGTGGTGCGGGCTCACGAGCTGAGCTTGGACGATGCTTGTTGGGAGCCGTTACTCGTGGGGTCTTGCGATGGGTTGGTGTGTTTACATGACCCCGGCAGATTCCTGCTGTATAACCCGAGCACCAGGGAATGCAGGGACTTGCCCGGTCTAGATCTTTTCGAACTGGATGAGATGTTCATTGGGTTCGGATACGACCCTCGATCTCATGACTACAAAATAGTACAAGGCGATGATACTGGAAATGGGCAAGTGGTGATATTTTCGCTCAGGTCCGGTTCTTGGAGAATGACTCCGGTCCAACAAGAAAACCACCTTGCCGTTTCCGAGCAAGGAGTCTATTGGAACGGGGCCTTGCACTGGTGCGTCCCGGCCGAGAGGAGAAACAAGAGCGAGACTGTAATTATGTCCTTCGATCTGTCGGAAGAGAAATTCCACCAGGTACTCCGGGCCCCTGAGGTCAATGGGGACGTGGTTTTCGAGGGGCTCGGGGTTCACGGGGCCAGTCTGTTGTTATACCATTGCACCGTCATAAATGACCTCTTCGAGGCATGGGTAACAAACgactacaagagaggaggatCGTGGATGAAATTGTTCAGTGTGTTGACTGATGGCGTATCAGTCCATAAATTTGTGAAGATTCCAGCGTACACAAGGAGCGGAAAAATCGTTTTCCAGATTGATACAAACCAGATGACATTGCTCAATCCGGAGGATGATACTTACAGGATTATCCCATCCAAAGCGACG